In Archangium violaceum, the following are encoded in one genomic region:
- a CDS encoding polyprenyl synthetase family protein, with protein sequence MELARELADFLGSVEQRLGTMLADGNAGPGVKGDTLMEAARHLCIGTGGKRARPMLVRLFGGAVGIAPERLVDVAVASEMIHSSSLLHDDVVDAGMYRRAKPTVNARWGNIVAVMSGDLILSTALHRLSNLDARLTQSALAVVVEMSRAAITEVEARGNLELPLERLRYIAEGKTGSLFGWCGSAAATLAGHPEAAQRFDLFGRRFGVAFQIADDIRDVLGTDPGKPRYADVLSGTPSLPILLAVARDATLKSKLKDAWAFTTVNPERTRAIGDAIEATGAVELALERMNRELDAAVDALGPYGQQGTGTELVDWARKLSVGMSAQAQERSRAA encoded by the coding sequence ATGGAACTCGCGCGTGAACTGGCGGACTTTCTGGGGAGCGTGGAGCAGCGGCTGGGCACCATGCTGGCGGACGGGAATGCGGGCCCGGGCGTGAAGGGCGACACGCTGATGGAGGCCGCGCGCCACCTGTGCATCGGCACCGGCGGCAAGCGCGCCCGTCCCATGCTGGTGCGCCTGTTCGGCGGCGCCGTGGGGATTGCTCCCGAGAGGCTGGTGGACGTGGCGGTGGCCTCGGAGATGATCCACTCCTCCAGTCTCCTGCACGACGACGTGGTGGACGCCGGCATGTACCGCCGCGCCAAGCCCACGGTGAACGCCCGCTGGGGCAACATCGTCGCGGTGATGAGTGGAGACCTCATCCTCTCCACCGCGCTGCACCGCCTGTCCAACCTGGACGCGCGCCTCACCCAGAGCGCCCTGGCGGTGGTGGTGGAGATGTCGCGCGCCGCCATCACCGAGGTGGAGGCCCGCGGCAACCTGGAGCTGCCCCTGGAGCGCCTGCGCTACATCGCCGAGGGCAAGACGGGCTCGCTCTTCGGCTGGTGCGGCAGTGCCGCCGCCACGCTCGCCGGTCATCCCGAGGCCGCCCAGCGCTTCGATCTGTTCGGCCGCCGCTTCGGCGTGGCCTTCCAGATCGCCGACGACATCCGGGACGTGCTCGGCACGGATCCGGGCAAGCCGCGCTACGCGGACGTGCTCTCGGGGACGCCCTCGCTGCCCATCCTGCTGGCGGTGGCGCGGGATGCCACCCTGAAGAGCAAGCTGAAGGACGCCTGGGCCTTCACCACGGTGAACCCCGAGCGCACCCGGGCCATCGGTGACGCCATCGAGGCCACGGGCGCCGTCGAGCTGGCCCTGGAGCGGATGAACCGGGAGCTGGACGCGGCGGTGGACGCGCTGGGGCCGTACGGGCAGCAGGGCACGGGGACGGAGCTGGTGGACTGGGCGCGCAAGCTGTCGGTGGGCATGTCCGCCCAGGCCCAGGAACGGAGCCGCGCTGCATGA
- a CDS encoding GbsR/MarR family transcriptional regulator, which yields MKGYLWTGGLEAARGEGSSNGRLAPWEAIAIDAVGNVIEFWGFKRNQGRVWALLYLRGEPLTAGELERELELSKGGVSMLLRDLERWGVIRRVRSPQDSAWRYGAETDLIRMVSHVIEEREAGFIERIRADLSEARRLAGEAGNVPQEHLSRLEKMATLAEHVERALRLFIKTARLDVGGILGVLRDEEPGRR from the coding sequence ATGAAGGGCTACCTGTGGACGGGCGGTCTCGAAGCGGCCCGGGGGGAGGGCTCCAGCAACGGTCGTCTCGCTCCCTGGGAAGCCATCGCGATTGACGCGGTAGGCAATGTGATTGAGTTCTGGGGCTTCAAGCGCAACCAGGGCCGGGTCTGGGCCCTGCTGTACCTGCGCGGCGAGCCCCTGACCGCCGGGGAGCTCGAGCGCGAGCTGGAGCTGTCCAAGGGCGGGGTGTCCATGCTGTTGAGGGACCTGGAGCGCTGGGGCGTCATCCGGCGCGTGCGCTCGCCGCAGGACAGCGCCTGGCGCTACGGGGCGGAGACGGACCTCATCCGCATGGTGTCGCACGTGATTGAGGAGCGGGAAGCGGGCTTCATCGAGCGCATCCGGGCGGACCTGTCCGAGGCCCGGAGGCTGGCCGGTGAGGCGGGGAATGTTCCCCAGGAGCACCTGTCGCGCCTGGAGAAGATGGCCACGCTTGCCGAGCACGTGGAGCGCGCGTTACGGCTGTTCATCAAGACGGCGCGCCTGGACGTGGGTGGCATTCTGGGAGTGCTGCGCGACGAGGAGCCGGGCCGGCGGTGA
- a CDS encoding gamma-glutamylcyclotransferase, producing the protein MDSHYDQVMKARNQADTAASKLYFAYSTILDRAAFEEWRAQHSYEFFELPEGKLAEALDVDLVYDFPSRWWGGRVAGLKDEPGKSVYGRLFEIGGKDWPIIQHKEGAVTGMCVERIVRVRVEGQELQATAFVTSPRRAASEGPVSQRFIEALVRGAQSAGLPAQYIERLRRGE; encoded by the coding sequence ATGGACTCGCATTACGATCAGGTGATGAAGGCGCGGAACCAGGCGGATACCGCGGCGTCGAAGCTGTACTTCGCGTACTCGACGATTCTCGACCGGGCGGCGTTCGAGGAGTGGCGGGCGCAGCACAGCTACGAGTTCTTCGAGCTGCCCGAGGGCAAGCTGGCCGAGGCGCTGGACGTGGACCTGGTCTACGACTTCCCCTCGAGGTGGTGGGGCGGGCGGGTGGCGGGGCTGAAGGACGAGCCGGGGAAGAGCGTGTACGGGAGGCTCTTCGAGATTGGCGGGAAGGACTGGCCGATCATCCAGCACAAGGAGGGGGCGGTGACGGGGATGTGCGTGGAGCGCATCGTCCGTGTCCGCGTGGAGGGCCAGGAGTTGCAGGCGACGGCGTTCGTGACGTCGCCGAGGCGGGCGGCCAGCGAGGGCCCCGTGAGCCAGCGGTTCATCGAGGCGCTGGTGCGAGGCGCCCAGAGCGCGGGACTGCCGGCGCAGTACATCGAGCGGCTGCGCCGGGGAGAGTAG
- a CDS encoding M12 family metallopeptidase yields MIRHQNFLRLSLGISTLGAALLGGCGPGSELTPEGLSQGTELALPAQKGEVVTAEVTLPGLGRQTVTYEKIDGQAVLEGDILLDLREGQTRSGLSVGRTASSARWPNGTIPYVIDPNLPDISRVLFAISHWETMTSLRFKARTTETDYVRFVPGAGCGSYVGRIGGEQQVTLGTGCYVGAAIHEIGHAVGLWHEQSRADRDNYIQINWANIQPGTEHNFQTYVQRGNDGIEIGSYDYGSIMHYGGYGFSINGLPTIERKDGGGTSGLGQRDGLSHGDFYGAESILSTRTRIRSDVATDRCLEVSNGSTAQGTRTQLWNCNGTAAQEWFLTARGEVRSTLAPSLCLDVSNANTAPGTQVQLWECNGTAAQKWALTAGRELRSALGSNICLDVDNAGTAIGTRVQIWGCNGTVAQKWTQF; encoded by the coding sequence ATGATCCGTCATCAGAACTTCCTCCGTCTGTCTTTGGGTATCTCCACGCTGGGTGCCGCGCTGCTGGGCGGCTGCGGTCCCGGTAGCGAGCTCACGCCGGAGGGCCTCTCCCAGGGGACGGAGCTGGCGCTCCCCGCTCAGAAGGGTGAAGTGGTGACCGCCGAGGTGACGCTGCCGGGCCTTGGACGCCAGACCGTCACCTACGAGAAGATCGACGGACAGGCCGTACTGGAGGGGGATATCCTGCTCGATCTCCGGGAGGGCCAGACCCGCAGCGGTCTCTCCGTGGGCAGAACCGCTTCGAGCGCCCGCTGGCCGAATGGCACCATCCCGTATGTCATCGATCCCAACCTGCCCGACATCAGCCGGGTGCTGTTCGCCATCAGCCACTGGGAAACCATGACCTCCTTGCGCTTCAAGGCCCGCACGACGGAGACGGACTACGTGCGGTTCGTGCCCGGCGCCGGCTGCGGCTCGTACGTCGGCAGGATCGGTGGCGAGCAGCAGGTGACCCTGGGCACTGGATGCTACGTGGGCGCCGCGATCCATGAGATCGGGCATGCCGTGGGTCTCTGGCATGAGCAGAGCCGCGCCGACCGGGACAACTACATCCAGATCAACTGGGCCAACATCCAGCCCGGAACCGAGCACAACTTCCAGACCTACGTGCAACGAGGAAACGATGGCATCGAAATCGGGTCCTACGATTACGGCTCCATCATGCACTACGGTGGCTACGGTTTTTCCATCAATGGTCTGCCCACCATCGAGCGCAAGGATGGAGGGGGGACGTCGGGCCTGGGTCAGCGCGATGGGCTGTCCCATGGAGACTTCTACGGCGCGGAGTCCATCCTCAGCACGCGTACCCGCATCCGCAGCGACGTGGCCACGGATCGCTGCCTGGAGGTGTCCAACGGCAGCACGGCCCAGGGAACTCGCACACAGCTCTGGAACTGCAATGGCACGGCCGCGCAGGAGTGGTTCCTGACCGCCCGAGGCGAGGTGCGCAGCACCCTGGCCCCCAGCCTCTGCCTGGATGTGTCCAACGCGAACACGGCCCCGGGGACCCAGGTGCAGCTCTGGGAGTGCAACGGCACGGCCGCGCAGAAGTGGGCGCTCACCGCCGGGCGTGAGCTCCGGAGCGCGTTGGGGAGCAACATCTGCCTGGACGTGGACAACGCGGGCACGGCCATCGGGACGCGGGTGCAGATCTGGGGGTGCAACGGCACCGTCGCGCAGAAGTGGACCCAGTTCTGA
- a CDS encoding restriction endonuclease fold toxin 5 domain-containing protein, which produces MAEQNRSPGVGEGGGTQLDGRRSALGWPWRLSRVVVLLLLGLQAACATGYPMGGMLAGGARHRWRVQRESPRPQEMAGQAQGASATTAGEAVADLEGTVAQAEELEAGVPVAAGTGHVVGATERARQRARRVSEGDDEESVEGKGVGWPDGVGDGRPFEVPMTLDYFQGFLAQAGVPSTALPKDGRTLAPRQAMELVPHLLSTPLTLGNFGLRRMAAHLLLEVAAGGEVVTRDEFHTRMRRFSRLLVLRPDGYLVRASSGVAVQKVGQVVLAEDGTLRAGRFEVGPFYAIEGERLFPVDQMLEVPRGARPAGLYEPDDNPALAVAEGAVLAVVDMVEGLYRLVFYTGETIEGLAQLPGAVRQLYETSPQLWEEFRHKPYAERVRTVSRLATGAVLTVGTAGAGTAKVAAWGGKLGSLTVPLLSLTGDGLLAVRLVAVPVGSVATAAAPTLSATYVLHMAATSAQGAGGGGGWPPVGGPGQWVEDTSSMSEQSRAYQAQVTGAPKGWCYKVCRNGKCVEYDGFDPTEGVLLEGKARGYDQWFDADLNPTHDFYGGLKGMLEQARRQLQMAGGLPIRWHVAEPRMVAVLRKYFDSRGLQSIDVVYTQPVK; this is translated from the coding sequence ATGGCGGAGCAGAACCGAAGTCCTGGGGTGGGGGAGGGCGGCGGTACGCAGCTCGACGGCAGGCGGAGCGCGCTGGGCTGGCCGTGGCGGCTGTCGCGCGTGGTGGTGCTGTTGCTCCTTGGGCTGCAGGCGGCGTGCGCGACGGGCTACCCCATGGGGGGGATGCTGGCTGGCGGTGCTCGCCATCGGTGGCGGGTGCAGCGTGAGAGTCCCAGGCCACAGGAGATGGCGGGCCAGGCCCAGGGGGCGTCCGCAACGACGGCCGGGGAGGCCGTTGCGGACCTGGAGGGCACTGTCGCGCAAGCCGAGGAGCTCGAGGCCGGTGTGCCGGTGGCGGCGGGCACGGGCCATGTTGTCGGGGCGACAGAGCGGGCCCGGCAACGTGCGCGGCGCGTGAGCGAGGGGGACGACGAGGAGAGCGTGGAGGGGAAGGGCGTTGGATGGCCGGATGGAGTGGGCGACGGACGGCCCTTCGAGGTGCCCATGACGCTCGACTACTTCCAGGGCTTCCTCGCGCAGGCAGGTGTCCCCAGCACGGCGTTGCCGAAGGACGGGCGCACGCTCGCGCCTCGGCAGGCGATGGAGCTGGTGCCCCATCTGCTCTCCACGCCGCTGACACTGGGCAACTTCGGGCTCCGGAGGATGGCGGCGCACCTGCTCCTGGAGGTGGCCGCTGGCGGCGAGGTTGTGACGCGGGACGAGTTCCACACGCGGATGCGGCGCTTCTCGCGGTTGTTGGTGCTTCGTCCGGACGGATACCTGGTGAGGGCCTCCTCGGGGGTGGCGGTCCAGAAGGTCGGGCAGGTCGTGCTCGCCGAGGACGGAACGCTACGGGCCGGTCGCTTCGAGGTGGGTCCATTCTACGCCATCGAGGGCGAACGCCTCTTCCCGGTGGACCAGATGCTCGAGGTTCCGAGAGGCGCGCGTCCAGCGGGCCTCTATGAGCCCGACGACAACCCAGCGCTGGCGGTGGCCGAGGGGGCGGTGCTCGCAGTAGTAGACATGGTGGAAGGCCTCTACCGGCTGGTCTTCTACACGGGCGAGACGATTGAGGGGCTGGCGCAGCTGCCGGGCGCGGTGAGGCAGCTCTACGAGACCTCGCCGCAACTGTGGGAGGAGTTCCGCCACAAGCCCTACGCTGAGAGGGTGCGCACCGTGTCGCGGCTAGCGACGGGCGCGGTGCTGACGGTGGGCACGGCCGGTGCTGGAACTGCGAAGGTAGCGGCCTGGGGCGGCAAGCTGGGAAGCCTCACGGTGCCCCTGTTGTCGCTCACGGGGGACGGGCTCCTGGCGGTGCGCTTGGTGGCCGTCCCCGTTGGGAGTGTCGCCACCGCGGCGGCGCCGACGTTGAGTGCCACCTACGTCCTGCACATGGCCGCCACGAGCGCCCAGGGCGCGGGGGGCGGTGGTGGGTGGCCTCCAGTGGGTGGGCCCGGGCAGTGGGTGGAGGACACCTCGAGCATGTCGGAGCAGTCCCGCGCCTACCAAGCCCAGGTGACTGGCGCCCCCAAAGGCTGGTGCTACAAGGTGTGCCGGAATGGGAAGTGCGTCGAGTACGACGGGTTTGATCCGACCGAGGGCGTGCTGCTCGAGGGCAAGGCTCGCGGGTACGATCAGTGGTTCGACGCGGACCTCAACCCTACGCACGATTTCTACGGGGGCCTGAAGGGTATGCTCGAGCAGGCGCGACGTCAGTTGCAGATGGCTGGCGGGCTGCCAATCCGTTGGCACGTCGCCGAGCCGAGGATGGTGGCCGTGCTTCGGAAGTATTTCGATTCCCGAGGTCTTCAGTCCATAGACGTCGTTTACACGCAGCCCGTGAAGTGA
- a CDS encoding immunity 52 family protein, which produces MSERYGIKAYWGHRPESAEECARRAEIFFRLLGECHPDLARWYEQSSSARKALQLGFEPTRETFRKFFGREKYQILDDGFAFSAWTGHVEQRQGGMVMFECGSKAEVAPNFLWLFLPKEALGQERVVTEPVVSGAMRAVAVAWEPEWAVATADGLWDELSGGSRLGCFVGWMTYFSRERGEVPALPAPVRVEPVGDKGTLITLTSERLTPSNPEHVALAWRTQKLLEERGLFRLMVHPSAIRKS; this is translated from the coding sequence ATGAGCGAGAGGTACGGAATCAAGGCGTATTGGGGGCACCGGCCGGAGTCGGCCGAGGAGTGCGCGCGGCGGGCGGAGATATTCTTCCGCCTCCTCGGGGAGTGCCATCCGGACCTAGCCCGCTGGTACGAGCAGAGCAGCTCGGCACGGAAAGCGCTGCAGCTCGGCTTTGAGCCCACCCGCGAGACGTTCCGGAAGTTCTTCGGCCGGGAGAAGTACCAGATTCTGGATGACGGTTTTGCGTTCAGCGCCTGGACCGGGCACGTGGAACAGCGCCAGGGCGGAATGGTCATGTTCGAGTGCGGCTCAAAGGCTGAGGTCGCACCGAACTTCCTCTGGCTCTTCCTCCCCAAGGAGGCCCTGGGTCAGGAGCGGGTAGTCACGGAGCCTGTCGTCTCTGGTGCCATGCGTGCCGTTGCTGTGGCCTGGGAGCCTGAGTGGGCAGTGGCGACGGCGGACGGACTATGGGACGAGCTCTCCGGCGGCAGTCGGCTCGGCTGCTTCGTGGGCTGGATGACGTACTTCTCGCGGGAACGGGGCGAGGTGCCGGCGCTGCCCGCCCCCGTGCGCGTGGAGCCCGTGGGGGACAAGGGCACGCTTATCACCCTGACTTCCGAGCGGCTCACTCCGAGCAATCCAGAGCACGTTGCGCTCGCTTGGCGCACACAGAAGCTGCTGGAGGAGCGAGGGCTGTTCCGGTTGATGGTCCACCCGTCTGCCATACGGAAGAGCTGA
- a CDS encoding PfkB family carbohydrate kinase, which produces MTAITIAGGVYHERCIWPDWDQLYGSAGRAAAALSGHVDSITLRGYARPDVATRFSPYANLYGFTFDPVHTEQVVSFEYIHSLSVPLIRPAPVMIPPNPPIPVSASVVLRFGMLEGSARVEAERCVYDPQSAFRPEPFDANGSTAKHLAIVANQAETLALGGGNDPIAAAQSLLKRGAEVVVVKSGAKGAYIVEASGVSHVSAYRTDRVWTVGSGDVFAAIFAAYWGAHGATTVHAAELASRAVAAYVDSMALPVPLPPVLLQSPRPKTVAAGGKVYLAAPFFTLGQRWLVDEARRGLGELGLEVFSPVHDVGAGPADQVAPADLAALDVCDAVFAILDGTDSGTLFEVGYARARGKPVYALAQTVSDEDLKMVQGSNCRIFDDFVTALHHTAWRT; this is translated from the coding sequence ATGACAGCCATCACCATTGCAGGAGGTGTCTACCACGAGCGGTGCATCTGGCCTGACTGGGACCAACTCTACGGGTCGGCAGGGCGTGCCGCCGCAGCGCTCTCTGGCCACGTCGATAGCATCACCCTGCGCGGCTATGCCCGACCGGACGTCGCCACCCGCTTCTCGCCGTACGCCAACCTATACGGCTTCACCTTCGACCCCGTACACACCGAGCAGGTGGTCTCTTTCGAGTACATCCACAGCCTGTCGGTGCCCCTCATCCGGCCAGCTCCGGTGATGATTCCGCCCAATCCTCCCATTCCGGTGTCCGCGTCAGTCGTCCTGCGCTTCGGAATGCTGGAGGGCAGCGCCCGGGTCGAGGCCGAGCGCTGTGTCTATGACCCGCAATCCGCTTTTCGTCCGGAACCCTTCGACGCCAATGGCAGCACCGCGAAGCACCTGGCGATTGTCGCGAACCAGGCAGAGACGCTCGCGCTGGGAGGAGGCAACGACCCCATTGCGGCAGCGCAGTCCTTGTTGAAACGCGGTGCCGAGGTCGTGGTTGTCAAGTCCGGAGCGAAAGGCGCCTATATCGTGGAAGCGAGCGGCGTTTCCCACGTCTCAGCCTACCGGACGGACCGGGTCTGGACGGTTGGCTCTGGGGATGTGTTCGCGGCCATCTTCGCCGCCTACTGGGGAGCTCACGGAGCCACCACGGTCCATGCCGCCGAGCTCGCCTCCCGCGCCGTCGCCGCATACGTCGACTCGATGGCGCTCCCCGTTCCGCTGCCGCCCGTACTGCTCCAGAGCCCTCGTCCCAAGACTGTGGCCGCAGGTGGGAAGGTCTATCTCGCGGCTCCCTTCTTCACGCTCGGCCAGCGCTGGTTGGTCGACGAGGCACGGCGCGGCCTGGGTGAGCTGGGTCTCGAGGTCTTCTCTCCCGTTCACGACGTGGGAGCCGGCCCGGCGGACCAGGTGGCGCCCGCCGACCTCGCCGCGCTCGACGTCTGCGACGCGGTGTTCGCCATCCTCGATGGCACGGACAGCGGCACCCTGTTCGAAGTCGGCTACGCGCGTGCCCGTGGCAAGCCCGTCTATGCGCTCGCTCAGACTGTCTCGGATGAGGACTTGAAGATGGTGCAGGGCTCCAACTGCCGCATCTTCGATGACTTCGTGACGGCTCTGCACCACACGGCGTGGCGGACATGA
- a CDS encoding 7-cyano-7-deazaguanine synthase encodes MKTALLLSGGMDSIAIAWWRRPELAITVDYGQRPALAELRAAASAAEAMGIEHLSVKADLSALGSGDMAGAEPLSLAPVTEWWPFRNQMLVTLAAMKAVAHGVQRLLIGTLKTDGLHADGRPDFVMTLDALLRLQEGGLRLEAPAIALTSAELIRTSNIPMEVLAWAHSCHVGIHACGQCRGCQKHYQTLAELGVDPY; translated from the coding sequence ATGAAGACGGCACTGCTGCTCTCCGGTGGAATGGACTCGATAGCCATCGCCTGGTGGCGACGACCGGAGCTGGCCATTACTGTGGACTACGGCCAGCGTCCCGCCCTGGCGGAGCTCCGCGCCGCAGCGTCGGCCGCCGAGGCCATGGGAATCGAGCACCTGTCCGTGAAGGCGGACCTCAGCGCCCTGGGCAGCGGAGACATGGCTGGAGCCGAGCCCCTGTCCCTGGCCCCTGTGACTGAGTGGTGGCCTTTCCGGAATCAGATGCTCGTCACGCTCGCGGCCATGAAGGCCGTGGCCCATGGCGTCCAGCGTCTGCTCATCGGAACCCTGAAGACCGATGGACTTCATGCGGATGGTCGGCCGGACTTCGTCATGACCCTGGACGCGTTGCTGCGCCTGCAAGAGGGCGGACTTCGGCTGGAAGCACCAGCAATCGCGCTGACCTCCGCCGAGCTGATCCGCACCTCGAACATCCCCATGGAGGTCCTCGCCTGGGCACACTCCTGCCACGTGGGTATCCATGCCTGTGGCCAGTGTCGGGGGTGTCAGAAGCACTATCAAACCCTGGCGGAGCTCGGTGTTGACCCCTACTGA
- a CDS encoding nitroreductase family protein has protein sequence MQRAPLRELVNALAFATRPRALREGDVLMRSRRPSPSAGALHPIELVLVDWRGSPRVMRYDTLSHQLELLTVADPEALRRFIRACGDLLPEVRGTALVLIGHASRVAAVYETAASLLWRDAGALTQTLFLTATAFRLAFCPLGILGHEVVQALGLPADALATGAALMGRSP, from the coding sequence ATGCAGCGGGCGCCGCTCCGTGAGCTCGTCAACGCGCTCGCGTTTGCGACGCGCCCACGCGCTTTACGTGAGGGGGATGTCCTCATGCGGTCGCGAAGGCCCAGCCCATCGGCGGGTGCGCTCCATCCCATCGAGCTCGTCCTCGTGGACTGGCGAGGGAGCCCGCGCGTCATGCGCTACGACACACTTTCACACCAGCTCGAGCTCCTGACCGTCGCCGACCCGGAGGCGCTCAGGCGATTCATTCGAGCCTGCGGCGACTTGCTTCCCGAGGTCCGGGGAACCGCGCTCGTCCTCATCGGTCATGCGTCACGGGTCGCGGCGGTGTACGAAACGGCGGCCTCCCTCTTGTGGCGTGATGCGGGAGCCCTGACGCAGACGCTGTTTCTCACCGCGACAGCCTTCCGGCTGGCTTTCTGTCCGCTCGGTATCCTCGGACATGAGGTCGTGCAGGCCCTGGGACTGCCTGCGGATGCTCTCGCGACGGGCGCTGCCTTGATGGGACGTTCCCCTTGA
- a CDS encoding nuclear transport factor 2 family protein, with amino-acid sequence MPRSLLLLMTLALLPACSHTRAMSPSPPPRQNLTPEEAVRTYFLASDTSSSHLLRSAFHPGAVMHWVEGDGGVPRALTQLEWWQRLDEGASHPLPATERHMTVLDHEGPLALVEAVSRWPGHTFDDLLLVVDTPAGWRIVGKVFQRLEAGEQATASASAQEEIRAVLAGKIEAHAIYSPALLHQTHTPDCLYFRVHVQGVPFSWEPLSEAAARYAANQDVGVQDRASPWRILKVEVRGSVAAAKLDVVFEGVRYIDHLLLVRTNGQWKIAAAAWGNPRPGP; translated from the coding sequence ATGCCCAGGTCACTCCTCTTGCTGATGACCCTCGCACTGCTCCCCGCCTGCTCGCACACCCGCGCCATGTCTCCCTCCCCTCCCCCTCGTCAAAACCTCACACCCGAGGAGGCCGTACGAACGTACTTCCTCGCCTCCGACACGAGTTCCAGCCACCTGCTGCGCTCGGCCTTCCATCCCGGCGCCGTCATGCACTGGGTGGAGGGCGATGGCGGGGTGCCACGGGCACTCACGCAACTGGAATGGTGGCAGCGGCTGGACGAGGGGGCGAGCCACCCGCTGCCCGCTACCGAGCGACACATGACAGTGCTCGACCACGAGGGCCCGCTCGCCCTGGTGGAGGCGGTTTCCCGCTGGCCCGGACACACGTTCGACGACCTGCTACTCGTGGTGGACACGCCCGCGGGCTGGCGAATCGTGGGCAAGGTGTTCCAGCGGCTCGAAGCCGGGGAGCAAGCAACCGCGTCCGCCTCCGCACAGGAGGAGATTCGCGCGGTGCTCGCCGGGAAGATCGAGGCGCACGCCATCTACAGCCCCGCCCTGCTGCACCAGACGCACACCCCCGATTGCCTCTATTTCCGCGTGCACGTCCAGGGAGTCCCCTTCTCGTGGGAGCCCCTCTCCGAGGCCGCGGCCCGCTACGCGGCGAACCAGGACGTGGGGGTGCAGGACCGCGCGAGCCCCTGGCGCATCCTGAAGGTTGAGGTCCGTGGGAGCGTGGCGGCCGCCAAACTCGACGTCGTGTTCGAGGGCGTGCGCTACATCGATCACCTGCTGCTCGTGCGCACCAACGGGCAGTGGAAGATCGCCGCGGCGGCATGGGGCAATCCACGGCCCGGCCCCTGA
- a CDS encoding LysR family transcriptional regulator, whose protein sequence is MDFPELPFLRTFVIVYEARSITAASARLHRTQPTVSYQLRRLEEAVGAPLFERRSARLVPTPMADRLFRFLSGFARDVQLVLRGDEEDRPLEIAAVSGFGRYVLFPRVLESERLRRALTLRYPSAEEVFRRVLEGQVDVGFSYRATVHPRLVLEPVYEEKLVLVAGPAWARRLRAQAGFQDVPLVTYDEGDYVVGRWLGHHFGRRHPRWYSTAHFEELEEVLELVARGQGVAVVPGFCITRERPLRVVGWGKAALTNTIYAVQRTHAPVHPAVVELLARLRGSRSGPA, encoded by the coding sequence ATGGACTTCCCGGAGCTTCCCTTCCTACGCACCTTCGTGATCGTCTACGAGGCGCGCAGCATCACGGCGGCCTCGGCGCGCCTGCACCGCACCCAACCCACGGTGAGCTACCAATTGCGCCGTCTGGAGGAGGCGGTTGGCGCGCCGCTGTTCGAGCGCCGCTCGGCGCGCCTCGTCCCCACGCCCATGGCGGACCGGCTCTTCCGGTTTCTCAGCGGCTTCGCCCGTGATGTGCAACTCGTGCTGCGGGGAGACGAGGAGGACCGGCCGTTGGAGATCGCGGCGGTCTCCGGCTTCGGTCGCTACGTTCTGTTCCCAAGGGTGCTCGAATCGGAGCGGCTACGGCGGGCGCTGACACTGCGCTATCCATCGGCCGAGGAGGTCTTCCGCCGGGTGCTCGAAGGACAGGTGGACGTGGGCTTCTCCTACCGGGCCACGGTGCACCCGCGCCTCGTCCTGGAGCCTGTGTATGAGGAGAAGCTGGTGCTCGTGGCGGGGCCCGCCTGGGCCCGCCGCTTGCGCGCCCAGGCGGGCTTCCAGGACGTGCCGCTCGTGACGTACGACGAGGGCGACTATGTGGTGGGCCGCTGGCTCGGTCACCACTTCGGCAGGCGCCACCCACGCTGGTACAGCACCGCGCATTTCGAGGAGCTGGAGGAGGTGCTGGAGCTGGTGGCGCGCGGGCAGGGCGTCGCTGTCGTCCCCGGCTTCTGCATCACCAGGGAACGCCCCCTGCGGGTGGTGGGTTGGGGCAAGGCCGCGCTGACGAACACGATCTACGCGGTGCAGAGAACCCATGCGCCCGTGCATCCGGCCGTCGTGGAACTGCTCGCCCGCCTGCGCGGGTCCAGGAGTGGACCCGCATGA